A genomic window from Elaeis guineensis isolate ETL-2024a chromosome 3, EG11, whole genome shotgun sequence includes:
- the LOC105041927 gene encoding PHD finger protein PERSISTENT TAPETAL CELL 1, with translation MHISLGGPRKRKRGDQIYRFDSFGEPGQPTHFNGTFQENIESLFGCGHLEASDHESMKFRSFQLEVHGHPPTILRLFVVEEFVEMSLYRRCHCCRCAGNLENLTGLFGPLLLGYLLSRLSATSLSVPETHSFFMHSFACLCLSNSTMDTITEAKDLSTKVSSEGFKKATTGSKSQDLEGHLLHGVIHSNGFGHLLCINGFEGGSYFVSGHQILDLWDRICSALQVRKVSLIDKARKGTMELRLIHGVAYGESWFGQWGYNFGHGSYGITHQMYKQSLEALQALPLCLLIPHLTFSGHEISMIVTRYQMVCSHTLRTLGELFHFMIELKARLPQQSVTAMDYHGIITEATCRWSAKRVEMAAKVIVEALKRSKFKWVTRQEVRDAARNYIGDTGLLDYVLKSLGNHTVGNCIVRRMVNPVTKVLEYCLEDIPSVFPNLDGLPSGGPAKTRVGFQITRVQIMRDMLYLYKHILKEQRPTIATGIFGAIPMAVRMILDIKHLVKDYGERFPPIREVESNGPMKLMCKVRIRNDQTKEESIMKELPPYDTVAVPIHARIGNYLKEEVERYFRETYWGLKSFTAEKLIDVKGKDSDLVSEEIKPGSSIIVEGRIEKNEEEIYEGGKLNGMVDCLCGAREEDGERMVCCDICEIWQHTRCVRIPNNEDIPHVFLCSPCRGITWLVLWLHCGHTRPFNKGAPTKLYTDAVTNEPMDPDAQMEGSPTSLNDLSLSLLKGKQPPHIQLFEPLDQSLKDSKENGKAELMSLKSNTHSASMDLVLKHQHPGFKTGD, from the exons ATGCACATCAGCCTTGGAGGTCCAAGAAAGAGGAAGCGGGGGGACCAAATCTATAGGTTTGATTCCTTCGGTGAGCCTGGACAGCCAACCCATTTCAATGGCACATTCCAAGAGAACATTGAATCCCTCTTTGGCTGTGGGCATCTGGAGGCTTCTGATCATGAGAGTATGAAGTTTCGATCATTCCAGCTCGAAGTCCATGGCCATCCTCCAACAATTTTAAGGCTGTTCGTCGTCGAAGAATTCGTTGAAATGTCACTTTACCGCCGATGTCACTGTTGCCGTTGTGCTG GAAATTTAGAGAATCTTACTGGACTCTTCGGTCCTTTGTTGCTTGGTTATCTTCTTAGCAGGCTTTCTGCTACTTCACTATCAGTTCCTGAGACTCATTCTTTCTTCATGCACTCATTTGCATGCCTTTGCCTCTCCAACTCTACCATG GATACTATAACAGAAGCGAAGGATCTCAGCACCAAGGTTAGCAGTGAGGGGTTCAAGAAAGCAACAACAGGATCAAAGTCACAGGATTTAGAAGGCCACTTACTACATGGCGTTATTCATTCGAATGGTTTTGGGCATCTGCTTTGCATCAATGGCTTTGAAGGAGGTTCTTATTTTGTTTCAGGTCATCAAATTCTAGATTTATGGGATCGAATATGCAGTGCATTACAAGTAAG GAAGGTGAGCTTGATTGACAAGGCAAGGAAGGGAACCATGGAGCTAAGGTTAATCCATGGGGTGGCCTATGGTGAGTCTTGGTTTGGACAATGGGGCTACAACTTTGGCCATGGAAGCTATGGAATCACTCATCAAATGTACAAACAATCTCTTGAAGCCTTGCAAGCCCTTCCACTCTGCCTTTTAATTCCTCACCTCACCTTCTCTGGTCATGAAATCTCAATGATTGTCACTAGATATCAGATGGTCTGCAGTCACACACTTCGAACCCTAGGTGAACTCTTTCACTTCATGATTGAACTGAAGGCACGCCTACCCCAACAATCTGTCACTGCCATGGATTACCATGGAATTATAACCGAAGCCACATGCAGATGGTCGGCGAAGCGTGTCGAGATGGCTGCTAAGGTGATCGTGGAAGCACTTAAAAGGTCCAAGTTCAAATGGGTGACAAGGCAAGAGGTCAGGGATGCTGCTAGAAACTACATCGGTGACACAGGTCTGCTTGACTACGTGCTCAAATCATTAGGAAACCACACTGTGGGGAACTGCATTGTTCGAAGAATGGTGAATCCAGTGACCAAAGTGTTGGAATACTGCTTGGAAGACATTCCAAGTGTATTTCCTAACCTCGATGGTTTGCCATCGGGTGGTCCTGCGAAGACGAGGGTCGGATTCCAGATTACAAGGGTGCAGATCATGAGAGACATGTTGTATCTGTACAAGCACATCCTCAAAGAGCAAAGGCCAACAATAGCCACAGGTATATTTGGTGCCATTCCAATGGCAGTAAGAATGATCCTTGATATCAAACACCTGGTGAAGGACTACGGAGAACGATTCCCGCCAATTAGGGAAGTTGAAAGCAATGGACCTATGAAACTAATGTGCAAGGTCCGGATCAGAAATGATCAAACTAAAGAGGAAAGTATCATGAAGGAATTGCCACCGTATGACACAGTAGCTGTACCTATTCATGCAAGGATAGGTAATTACTTAAAGGAGGAGGTTGAGAGATACTTCAGGGAGACTTATTGGGGTCTGAAAAGCTTCACAGCTGAGAAGTTGATCGATGTCAAGGGCAAGGACTCAGATTTGGTTTCTGAGGAGATCAAGCCagggagtagcatcattgttgaGGGAAGAATTGAGAAGAATGAAGAGGAGATTTATGAGGGAGGAAAATTAAATGGAATGGTAGATTGTCTATGTGGTGCAAGGGAGGAGGATGGTGAACGGATGGTTTGCTGCGATATATGCGAAATTTGGCAACATACTCGATGCGTAAGAATCCCAAATAATGAGGACATTCCTCATGTCTTTCTTTGTAGTCCGT GTAGGGGCATCACATGGCTTGTTTTGTGGCTACATTGTGGTCACACAAGGCCCTTTAATAAAGGAGCTCCTACCAAGCTTTACACAGATGCAGTGACCAATGAGCCTATGGACCCAGATGCCCAAATGGAAGGATCCCCAACCTCCTTGAATGATTTGAGTCTATCTTTGCTGAAAGGAAAACAACCACCCCATATACAACTATTTGAACCCCT GGACCAAAGCCTCAAGGACAGCAAAGAAAATGGTAAAGCGGAACTAATGTCCTTAAAATCTAACACTCATTCAGCCAGCATGGATTTAGTATTGAAGCACCAACATCCGGGGTTCAAAACTGGGGACTGA